One Vespa velutina chromosome 9, iVesVel2.1, whole genome shotgun sequence DNA segment encodes these proteins:
- the LOC124951730 gene encoding transmembrane protease serine 9-like codes for MNHNSNNKIRLNVNEIDLKESTLRINKKRKYIYIYITDKFKRKIKKKILLPGVPSDLPRITSRIFPEGRIIGGENTNIIQAPHQVSILILGSHYCGGSIINKEWILTAGHCAGKPLSYYSVRTGSDKSTSGGIINIVSGIYQHENFSSTSKGVPLNDIALIRLSMPIEENETQKSVTLFSKDEKAEPGSIAIITGWGKTGHGMPEFLQTVTVPVIEKVDCYEAYEKLFGGIGENQICAAYPQGGKDACQGDSGGPMTIGGRQAGIVSWGNGCALKGYPGVYTEISKYHDWITKITNLELDTFIITSDDTECIKQTKEINMFIQLTIVFLIAVAAADPIPRVPVLNPYTPTGRIVGGEDVQIEEVPHQVLLEAFGFGFCGGSIINENWVLTAGHCVSYSPSTITIRAGTTIKTSGGSQHKVAEIIRHEKYITNIYGVPENDVALIRLKDPFKLDEKRQPISLFNASEESLPGVKATISGWGAIYPGGAASEKLQIVQIPVVAKAKCNEAYSSFGGVPAGQICAAYPEGGKDACQGDSGGPLTIDGRLAGIVSWGNGCAKKGYPGVYTEVAAFREWIDSKLNA; via the exons aataaaaaaagaaaatatatatatatatatattactgacaagtttaaaagaaagataaagaaaaaaattcttcttccaGGCGTGCCAAGTGATTTGCCAAGGATAACGAGCCGAATATTTCCAGAGGGACGTATAATTGGCGGAGAAAATACTAACATTATACAGGCCCCACATCAAGTTAGTATTCTGATATTAGGCTCACATTATTGTGGCGGAAGCATAATCAATAAGGAATGGATTCTCACGGCTGGACATTGCGCTGGGAAACCCTTATCTTATTATAGCGTACGTACTGGATCGGACAAGTCTACTTCCGGTGGTATAATCAATATCGTGTCAGGAATATATCAACATGAAAACTTTTCATCTACCTCTAAGGGTGTACCATTAAATGACATAGCCCTTATTCGTTTATCCATGCCCATTGAAGAAAACGAGACGCAAAAATCtgtaacattattttcaaaagatgAAAAGGCCGAACCAGGAAGCATCGCAATTATCACGGGCTGGGGTAAAACAGGACACGGTATGCCAGAGTTTCTACAAACAGTGACAGTTCCTGTCATCGAGAAAGTCGATTGTTACGAAgcttatgaaaaattattcggTGGTATTGGTGAAAATCAAATTTGCGCGGCTTATCCCCAAGGTGGAAAGGATGCCTGCCAAGGTGATTCTGGCGGTCCAATGACCATAGGCGGTCGTCAAGCTGGTATAGTTTCTTGGGGTAATGGTTGTGCGCTTAAAGGATATCCCGGTGTCTATACCGAAATCTCCAAATATCACGACTGGATCACTAAGATAACCAATCTCGAATT agatacttttattatc aCGTCGGACGATACCGAATGcatcaaacaaacaaaagaaatcaaCATGTTCATACAATTAACAATTGTTTTCCTCATTGCGGTTGCAGCTG CGGATCCTATTCCGAGGGTCCCAGTTTTGAATCCTTACACGCCAACCGGTCGTATCGTCGGTGGTGAAGATGTCCAAATCGAGGAAGTACCTCATCAAGTACTTCTAGAGGCATTTGGTTTTGGTTTCTGCGGTGGTAGtatcattaatgaaaattgGGTCCTTACAGCAGGTCATTGTGTGAGTTATTCACCATCGACAATAACTATACGTGCTGGAACAACTATAAAGACTTCAGGAGGTAGCCAACATAAG gTGGCAGAAATCATCAGACACGAGAAATACATCACCAACATTTATGGTGTTCCTGAAAACGACGTGGCATTGATCCGTTTAAAAGATCCATTCAAACTCGATGAAAAACGTCAACCGATTTCTTTGTTCAATGCATCCGAAGAATCTCTTCCTGGAGTAAAAGCTACGATCAGTGGTTGGGGTGCAATTTATCCAGGTGGTGCAGCTTCGGAAAAACTTCAGATCGTCCAGATTCCAGTGGTCGCTAAGGCAAAATGCAACGAGGCTTATTCCTCATTCGGTGGAGTACCAGCTGGACAAATTTGTGCGGCTTATCCAGAAGGTGGTAAGGACGCTTGCCAAGGTGACTCTGGTGGTCCTCTTACTATCGATGGTCGATTGGCTGGTATTGTCTCCTGGGGTAATGGTTGTGCGAAGAAAGGATATCCTGGTGTTTATACCGAAGTGGCAGCTTTCCGTGAATGGATCGATTCTAAGTTAAACGCTTAA